One genomic window of Moorella glycerini includes the following:
- a CDS encoding NYN domain-containing protein codes for MPDVLIVDGYNFLYSWPELVKLKEESSFAHARDKLIAELINYQAYWGGQVIIVFDAHKVAGAVEKKEKIGGVEIIYSREGETADAVIEKLVRNLNTRGQVYVATSDAAEQCMILGGGALRLPVAELKAYIENAHREMAREGQKAPHKNSLDGRLQGETLKVLENWRRQ; via the coding sequence GTGCCTGATGTGCTCATTGTTGACGGCTATAACTTTTTATATAGCTGGCCGGAATTAGTTAAGCTAAAAGAAGAGTCAAGTTTTGCCCATGCCCGTGATAAACTAATAGCAGAGTTGATTAATTACCAGGCTTACTGGGGTGGACAGGTAATAATTGTCTTTGATGCCCATAAGGTTGCCGGGGCAGTGGAAAAGAAGGAAAAGATCGGCGGCGTGGAGATTATTTACAGCCGGGAGGGGGAAACGGCTGATGCCGTCATCGAGAAACTGGTAAGGAACCTTAATACCCGGGGCCAGGTTTACGTAGCCACTTCCGACGCGGCCGAGCAGTGCATGATCCTGGGAGGCGGGGCCCTCCGTCTACCGGTAGCCGAGTTAAAGGCTTACATTGAAAACGCCCACCGGGAGATGGCCAGGGAGGGCCAGAAGGCCCCCCACAAAAACTCCCTGGATGGGCGACTCCAAGGGGAAACCCTTAAAGTTCTGGAAAACTGGCGCCGCCAGTAG
- the thyX gene encoding FAD-dependent thymidylate synthase: protein MQVELISHTPEPERLVAAAARLCYSPRGATRLLAAMDREEIERLLRLLLSLGHESPLEHITFTFAIEGVSRVLSHQLVRHRIASYSQKSQRYVNEDNFTYIIPPSIAAVPAALARYQECMRALQKAYHEIQELVPREDARYLLPNACETKLVCTFNARSLFNFFRLRCCNQAQWEIRELALKMREQVRKVAPLIFSHAGPTCETEGVCHEGARSCGRAPVVRAREES from the coding sequence CGGCGGCCCGCCTCTGTTATTCGCCCCGGGGGGCAACCAGGCTCCTGGCCGCAATGGATAGGGAGGAAATAGAAAGGCTGCTGCGCCTGCTTTTATCCCTGGGCCATGAATCCCCCCTGGAGCATATTACCTTTACCTTTGCCATAGAAGGGGTCAGCCGCGTCCTTTCCCACCAGCTGGTCAGGCACCGCATAGCTTCCTATTCCCAGAAATCCCAGCGTTACGTCAACGAAGACAACTTCACCTACATTATCCCCCCCAGCATCGCCGCCGTGCCGGCAGCCCTGGCCCGCTACCAGGAATGTATGCGGGCCTTACAAAAGGCATATCATGAAATACAGGAGCTGGTCCCCCGGGAAGATGCCCGCTACCTGTTACCCAATGCCTGCGAGACCAAACTGGTCTGTACCTTTAATGCTCGCAGTTTGTTTAATTTTTTTCGCCTGCGTTGCTGTAACCAGGCCCAGTGGGAAATCCGGGAGCTGGCCTTAAAAATGAGGGAGCAGGTGAGAAAGGTAGCTCCCCTCATTTTTAGCCACGCCGGGCCTACCTGCGAGACGGAGGGCGTCTGCCACGAAGGCGCCCGGAGTTGTGGCCGGGCGCCGGTTGTCCGTGCCAGGGAGGAAAGTTAA
- the rlmB gene encoding 23S rRNA (guanosine(2251)-2'-O)-methyltransferase RlmB: MDDIVAGRNPVREALRAGRPLHKILMAPRLEGRVIGEILALARSQGIPVQRVDRPVLDKMAGSRHQGVVALAAARSYAELEDLLSLAREKQEHPFLIMLDQVEDPHNLGAILRSAEAAGAHGLIIPRRRTAGLTTAVARAAAGALEYVPVARVTNLSQAIARLKTEGIWVIGAEGDGTREAFATDFTIPLVLVLGSEGRGLSPLVRSHCDFTVRLPLRGRINSLNVAAAAAVLMYEVIRQRYCCPV; the protein is encoded by the coding sequence ATGGACGATATTGTTGCCGGCCGCAATCCGGTCCGGGAAGCCCTGCGGGCCGGCCGGCCCTTGCATAAAATTTTAATGGCCCCCCGGCTGGAAGGCAGGGTAATTGGCGAGATCCTCGCCCTGGCCCGTAGCCAGGGAATTCCTGTCCAGAGGGTGGACAGGCCGGTCCTGGATAAAATGGCAGGTTCCCGGCACCAGGGCGTGGTAGCCCTGGCGGCGGCCAGGAGTTATGCCGAACTTGAGGACCTCCTATCCCTGGCGCGGGAAAAACAGGAGCACCCCTTTTTAATCATGCTGGACCAGGTGGAGGATCCCCATAACCTGGGGGCCATTTTACGCTCGGCAGAAGCCGCCGGCGCCCACGGCCTTATTATCCCCCGGCGGCGCACGGCGGGGTTAACCACAGCCGTGGCCCGGGCTGCTGCCGGAGCCCTGGAGTATGTCCCTGTAGCCAGGGTGACCAACCTGTCCCAGGCCATCGCCAGGCTAAAGACTGAAGGGATCTGGGTCATTGGTGCTGAGGGCGATGGCACCAGGGAAGCCTTTGCTACCGATTTTACCATACCCCTGGTCCTGGTCTTGGGGAGCGAGGGCCGGGGGCTTTCCCCCCTGGTCAGGTCCCACTGTGATTTTACCGTGCGACTGCCCCTGCGCGGGAGAATTAATTCTTTAAATGTTGCTGCCGCGGCTGCGGTTTTAATGTATGAGGTCATCCGCCAGAGGTATTGCTGCCCGGTATGA
- a CDS encoding coiled-coil domain-containing protein, whose translation MVMPEEVRKEIAAGLEEELIRNQRPLDFLGYLLQRMDNMEGNLRQEIKGVREEMKQEIQGLREEMKQEIQGLRGEMKQEIHGFRGEMKQEMQALRGEMQGYREETKQEIQALHVEIHETMRWSKGAIAAVIVGLGGVIASLLAILVRLP comes from the coding sequence ATGGTCATGCCGGAGGAAGTGAGAAAGGAAATCGCAGCCGGTTTGGAGGAAGAATTAATCCGCAACCAGCGCCCGCTGGATTTTTTGGGATACTTATTACAACGAATGGATAATATGGAAGGAAATCTCCGCCAGGAAATCAAAGGCGTCCGCGAAGAAATGAAGCAGGAGATCCAGGGTCTCCGTGAGGAAATGAAGCAGGAAATCCAGGGTCTCCGTGGGGAAATGAAGCAGGAGATTCATGGTTTCCGTGGGGAAATGAAGCAGGAGATGCAGGCCCTGCGCGGCGAAATGCAGGGATATCGCGAGGAAACAAAGCAGGAGATCCAGGCCCTGCATGTAGAGATCCATGAAACCATGCGCTGGTCCAAGGGAGCAATTGCCGCGGTCATTGTCGGCCTGGGGGGAGTTATCGCTTCCCTCCTGGCTATCCTGGTCCGCTTACCCTAG
- the sigH gene encoding RNA polymerase sporulation sigma factor SigH has translation MSVNVQQETWQPYEVLGDEDIVYLAQEGDEVAQEYLINKYRNFVRAKARSYFLIGADREDIVQEGMIGLYKAIRDFRGDKLSSFRAFAELCITRQIITAIKTATRQKHIPLNSYVSLNKPIYDEDSDRTLLDIISGSKITDPEELIISQEEFVDIEEKMGEILSSLEWKVLMSYLEGKSYQEIAVDLKRHVKSIDNALQRVKRKLERYLERRDNNQ, from the coding sequence ATGAGCGTCAATGTACAGCAGGAAACGTGGCAACCCTATGAAGTTCTTGGGGATGAGGACATTGTTTACCTGGCCCAGGAGGGTGATGAAGTAGCCCAGGAATATTTGATTAATAAGTACCGCAATTTTGTCCGGGCGAAAGCGCGTTCCTATTTCCTCATTGGCGCTGACCGGGAGGATATTGTCCAGGAAGGGATGATTGGCCTTTACAAGGCCATTCGCGATTTCCGCGGCGACAAGTTGTCCTCCTTCCGGGCCTTTGCCGAGCTGTGCATTACCCGGCAGATTATCACGGCCATTAAAACAGCCACCCGGCAAAAGCACATTCCCCTGAACTCTTATGTCTCTCTCAATAAGCCCATTTATGACGAAGACTCCGATCGCACCCTGCTGGACATTATTTCTGGTTCCAAGATTACCGACCCGGAAGAACTAATCATCAGCCAGGAAGAATTCGTTGACATCGAAGAAAAAATGGGCGAGATTTTAAGTTCCCTGGAGTGGAAAGTTTTAATGTCTTACCTGGAAGGCAAGTCTTACCAGGAGATTGCCGTTGACCTGAAACGCCATGTTAAATCCATCGATAACGCCCTCCAGCGCGTAAAGCGCAAGCTGGAGCGTTACTTGGAACGGCGGGATAATAACCAGTAA